A single genomic interval of Dysidea avara chromosome 8, odDysAvar1.4, whole genome shotgun sequence harbors:
- the LOC136264913 gene encoding uncharacterized protein translates to MEGMDKLKGSRKAYHAHLTRIYGKIEELDLTQPATEDTINLVMSYIDQLNRKTESLQQLDVKIQSMIEGADDSERDTFETIEIQDTLIEKLTRLKRYLEKNNTTAVSPVTPPDSASRESIVQSAPASRLPKLDLPKFSGDPLVWQTFWDSFQSAVHSNSKLTGIEKFNYLRSLLEGEASRTVSGFTLTSANYEQSISLLQARFGKKQKIINAHMKALLNLPDTSNTASSLRHLYDTVESHIRGLESLGKSKDTYGDLLVSLILGKLPPVVIRNLTRNHTSDQWDIDELRTGIEREITILESGQESRDDHSQSSVTGSFFTGVRKGLSAGEKRSVNAKPLCVYCKGQHSAVYCNVVTDVKVRLDIVKKERLCFNCLGTHKAVNCNSKNRCRECHKKHHSSLCGMESTPSATQTNPTTQNNPQPPQSSQTLPSTLNPTSQSFVPTQPIAGLTTATQPLIGNRDSSPACLLKTAVAFVRADNHRVSANILFDKGAQRSFVTQTLADKLGLRPHHRENLSISCFGGETTSKYQVDTIRFMLETNVGDIAISALVVPQIAAPVQNFVNSTLHSLPYLRDLKLAHPIGFTQKFQISLLIGVDHYWEIMGNHIVRGTGPTAMESKLGYLLSGPLPMQSEPHVTHAYTTLAVNLEFCDCTDSSPDTSSDTPTPVEHSTDISPEPFMAMYQRDHISRDKDGYYVVRFPWRPNHPFLPSNRAICERQTRALARKLGCHPTLLQLYGNIITEQEQRQFIERTPTESDQPTTGVHYIPHHPVYKNSSTTPVRIVYNCSCRQSPKYASLNDCLLVGDTPLIDVCAILLHFRLHWYALSTDIEKAFLHVKLDEQDRDYTRFLWLSKP, encoded by the coding sequence ATGGAGGGAATGGACAAGTTGAAGGGATCCCGCAAAGCGTACCACGCACACTTAACGCGCATCTATGGCAAGATAGAGGAACTAGACCTGACGCAACCCGCTACTGAAGACACTATTAATTTAGTTATGTCATACATTGACCAGTTGAACCGCAAGACTGAATCATTGCAGCAACTCGATGTGAAAATACAGTCCATGATTGAAGGAGCTGATGATTCAGAACGAGACACCTTTGAGACCATAGAAATCCAAGACACCTTAATAGAGAAGTTGACACGTTTGAAGCGATATTTAGAGAAGAACAATACCACAGCTGTCTCACCAGTCACTCCCCCTGACTCTGCATCAAGAGAGTCCATAGTTCAATCTGCACCCGCCAGTCGATTACCCAAGCTCGACTTGCCGAAGTTTTCTGGAGACCCGCTTGTATGGCAAACATTTTGGGACTCCTTCCAATCAGCTGTCCACTCAAACTCCAAGCTCACAGGCATTGAGAAGTTCAATTACTTGCGATCATTACTAGAGGGTGAAGCATCCAGAACTGTAAGCGGATTTACTTTGACCAGTGCCAATTATGAACAGTCCATCTCTCTACTACAAGCCAGATTCGGAAAGAAACAGAAAATCATAAATGCACACATGAAAGCGTTATTGAATTTACCCGACACTTCCAATACTGCATCTAGTCTAAGGCACTTGTATGACACTGTCGAAAGCCACATAAGAGGTTTGGAATCATTGGGGAAGAGCAAGGACACCTATGGAGATTTGTTAGTCTCTCTGATTTTAGGGAAACTGCCACCAGTTGTAATCAGGAATCTCACTCGGAATCACACCTCAGATCAGTGGGATATTGATGAACTTCGTACTGGAATTGAACGAGAGATTACTATTCTAGAATCTGGTCAGGAAAGTCGTGATGATCATAGTCAATCCAGTGTCACTGGATCCTTTTTCACGGGTGTACGAAAAGGACTGTCAGCAGGCGAGAAGAGGTCAGTGAATGCAAAACCactatgtgtgtattgtaagggACAACATAGTGCTGTGTATTGTAATGTGGTAACTGATGTAAAGGTGCGATTGGATATAGTGAAGAAGGAACGGCTGTGCTTTAATTGTTTGGGAACCCACAAGGCTGTTAATTGCAACTCAAAGAATAGGTGCAGGGAATGTCATAAGAAGCACCACAGTAGCTTGTGTGGAATGGAAAGCACACCTAGTGCAACCCAAACAAACCCTACCACACAGAACAATCCACAGCCCCCACAATCCTCTCAGACATTGCCAAGTACGTTGAATCCAACATCACAGAGTTTTGTTCCAACTCAGCCAATTGCTGGCCTTACTACAGCTACACAGCCCCTGATTGGCAACCGAGATTCTAGTCCAGCCTGTCTTTTGAAAACCGCTGTAGCGTTTGTTAGAGCTGACAACCACAGGGTATCCGCAAACATATTGTTTGATAAAGGGGCTCAACGGTCCTTTGTAACACAGACTTTAGCTGATAAGTTGGGCTTGCGCCCCCACCATAGAGAAAACTTGAGTATATCATGCTTTGGTGGTGAAACTACCTCTAAGTACCAGGTTGACACAATCAGGTTCATGCTTGAAACCAATGTTGGTGACATCGCAATTTCAGCTTTAGTTGTACCCCAGATAGCAGCACCTGTTCAAAACTTTGTTAACTCAACTTTACACAGCCTTCCTTATTTGCGGGACTTGAAGTTGGCCCATCCTATTGGctttacacaaaaatttcagATTTCATTGTTAATTGGTGTCGACCATTATTGGGAGATCATGGGCAATCACATTGTCAGGGGTACGGGTCCAACTGCCATGGAGTCCAAGCTTGGATATCTACTTTCAGGGCCACTTCCTATGCAATCAGAACCCCATGTCACTCATGCTTACACAACTCTAGCAGTTAATCTTGAGTTTTGTGATTGTACTGATTCATCTCCTGACACTAGCTCAGACACTCCCACACCTGTGGAACATTCTACTGACATATCACCTGaaccattcatggcaatgtaTCAGAGGGACCATATATCACGTGACAAGGATGGATACTATGTAGTTCGTTTCCCATGGAGACCAAATCATCCTTTCCTCCCTTCTAATCGGGCAATCTGTGAACGGCAAACACGTGCACTTGCTAGAAAGCTTGGATGCCATCCAACTTTGCTTCAGCTTTACGGTAACATCATCACTGAACAAGAACAACGTCAATTCATTGAGCGTACACCTACTGAGAGTGACCAACCCACCACTGGAGTTCATTACATACCGCACCATCCGGTGTACAAGAATTCCTCTACAACTCCGGTGAGAATTGTATACAACTGCAGTTGTCGTCAATCGCCAAAGTATGCTAGTCTCAATGATTGCCTATTGGTTGGTGACACACCCTTAATTGATGTATGTGCGATACTGTTACACTTTCGTTTACACTGGTATGCCTTGTCAACCGACATTGAAAAGGCTTTTCTCCACGTTAAACTTGACGAACAGGACAGAGACTACACAAGATTTTTATGGTTATCAAAACCTTAA
- the LOC136264912 gene encoding uncharacterized protein: MTKRNILQAASKQYDPLGWLSPIVVRAKLLIQELWRKQVNWDEPLDDDFNNKWFQVAADVEQSASVVMARRYSVMSSNKSVYLHVFADASTKAYGAVAYLQSAGQVDFVMAKSRVSPLKTTTLPRLELRAALDSIKIKLWSDSQITLHWIFSKKQLKPFVANRVREICLLFPTSVWGYCHTDDNAADLLTRGISSTQLQSSTLWSHGPPWLPSQSNWPTWSPATVLHVQTNDEEVEPTLPATDAPVTLKPGLGQIIDITRYSKLTKLLRITAYVLRFITNIKQTLPKLSGHLTPTELSHAQVLWIKSVQQHSFCNEIANLQSKASRLPLIRQLRLHLNNEGIVCCGGRIHNAPVSQQVKFPYLLPQKHWLTELIIQDIHQRHFHSGTNSTVTYLRQLYWLPAARRHVRSILRHCVTCNKLSGSHYKAPSPPPLPKHRLQMMNPFTVTGIDFTGALYVRTSRGESKAYICLFTCASSRAVNLEVVTDLSEETFLQAFR; the protein is encoded by the exons ATGACCAAACGCAACATATTACAAGCAGCATCAAAGCAATATGACCCACTTGGGTGGCTCTCCCCAATAGTCGTACGAGCCAAATTACTGATACAAGAACTATGGCGTAAGCAAGTGAACTGGGACGAACCCCTGGATGATGACTTCAACAACAAATGGTTTCAAGTTGCAGCAGATGTCGAACAATCAGCAAGTGTGGTAATGGCACGCAGGTATTCTGTCATGTCTTCAAACAAGTCTGTTTACCTACATGTGTTCGCTGACGCGAGTACAAAAGCGTATGGAGCTGTAGCGTACCTGCAAAGTGCAGGACAAGTTGACTTTGTTATGGCAAAATCACGAGTCTCACCACTGAAGACCACAACACTACCTCGACTTGAATTGAGGGCAGCT TTAGACTCCATCAAGATCAAGCTTTGGAGTGACAGCCAAATCACACTGCATTGGATCTTTAGCAAGAAACAGCTGAAGCCATTTGTAGCCAATCGAGTCAGAGAAATTTGCCTCTTATTTCCTACTTCTGTATGGGGTTATTGTCATACGGATGATAATGCTGCAGATCTTCTAACCCGAGGAATCTCTTCAACCCAGTTACAGTCATCAACATTATGGTCCCATGGTCCACCTTGGTTACCATCACAATCTAACTGGCCTACATGGTCTCCAGCCACTGTCCTCCATGTCCAAACCAATGATGAAGAGGTTGAACCAACTCTCCCAGCTACAGATGCACCTGTTACTCTCAAGCCTGGACTTGGCCAGATCATTGACATCACCAGATATAGCAAGCTGACAAAACTTCTTAGAATTACAGCCTACGTACTGCGTTTCATAACCAACATTAAGCAAACATTACCAAAGTTGTCTGGACATCTAACTCCAACTGAACTCAGCCATGCACAGGTATTGTGGATCAAGTCTGTCCAACAACATTCCTTCTGTAATGAAATTGCCAATCTCCAGTCCAAAGCATCTCGCTTGCCACTAATACGTCAACTACGCCTTCACCTAAACAATGAAGGCATTGTCTGCTGTGGGGGAAGGATACATAACGCCCCAGTATCTCAACAAGTGAAGTTCCCTTATCTGTTGCCACAGAAGCACTGGCTCACTGAACTCATCATTCAAGATATTCATCAAAGGCATTTCCACAGTGGCACAAATAGCACTGTGACATACCTTAGACAACTGTATTGGCTACCAGCAGCCAGGCGACATGTGAGAAGTATCTTGAGACACTGTGTTACTTGTAACAAATTGTCTGGAAGTCATTACAAGGCTCCAAGCCCACCTCCACTTCCTAAGCACAGGTTGCAGATGATGAACCCATTCACAGTCACCGGAATAGATTTTACGGGAGCACTGTATGTTCGAACATCCAGAGGAGAATCTAAGGCGTACATATGCTTGTTCACTTGTGCAAGTAGTAGAGCAGTGAACCTAGAGGTAGTTACTGACCTCTCTGAAGAGACATTTTTACAAGCCTTCAGATGA
- the LOC136264911 gene encoding uncharacterized protein — MSAAEDLRALFESRTIQEGLGRQGVEWKFIPCRAPWYGGYWERLIGLTKNALKKALGRAYVTLPSLQTIVVEIEGHLNNRPLTYVSSDLDEPEPLTPSHLLYGRIIDTVPHSLAAEDEVIDENYQEVGSKLHNTLSKKAKAQALIIQHFWNRWKREYLTSLRETHTVNNGTNKERIKVGDIVIVHDDVPRLKWQLAVVKELQRGHDNAVRSAVIRTVNGVMNRPIIKLYPLEVNVETEMPDSRDILDDSTPDTPVPHDTEPQLPSRPQRSAAVKARAQVSDWAQILRGPEDVMN; from the coding sequence ATGTCGGCCGCTGAGGATTTAAGAGCATTGTTTGAATCCAGGACCATACAGGAAGGCTTAGGAAGACAGGGAGTAGAATGGAAGTTCATCCCTTGTCGTGCACCCTGGTATGGTGGATACTGGGAACGCCTCATTGGACTAACAAAGAATGCTCTCAAGAAAGCTCTTGGTCGTGCTTACGTTACTCTACCAAGCTTGCAAACAATCGTTGTAGAAATTGAAGGTCACCTCAACAATCGACCTCTGACGTATGTTAGTTCGGATTTAGATGAACCAGAGCCCTTAACGCCCTCCCATCTCCTCTATGGAAGGATTATTGACACTGTGCCACACTCTCTCGCTGCCGAAGATGAAGTGATTGATGAGAACTACCAGGAAGTTGGCTCTAAGTTACACAACACTCTCAGCAAGAAAGCAAAGGCCCAGGCACTAATAATCCAACATTTCTGGAATCGATGGAAAAGGGAATACCTGACATCTCTCAGAGAAACTCACACTGTCAATAATGGTACAAACAAGGAAAGAATCAAGGTTGGCGATATAGTCATTGTACATGATGATGTTCCTAGATTGAAATGGCAATTGGCAGTGGTGAAGGAACTACAGCGAGGGCATGATAATGCAGTAAGATCAGCTGTCATTCGCACTGTAAATGGAGTTATGAATAGACCTATCATCAAACTTTATCCATTGGAAGTGAATGTAGAAACAGAAATGCCAGACTCTCGAGATATATTGGATGACAGTACTCCAGATACACCGGTACCTCATGATACTGAACCTCAATTGCCCTCACGACCTCAACGGTCAGCAGCAGTTAAAGCTAGAGCACAAGTCTCAGATTGGGCCCAGATCTTGCGTGGCCCGGAGGATGTCATGAACTGA